A window of Castanea sativa cultivar Marrone di Chiusa Pesio chromosome 1, ASM4071231v1 contains these coding sequences:
- the LOC142609258 gene encoding coatomer subunit alpha-1-like, with product MLTKFETKSNRVKGLSFHSKRPWILASLHSGVIQLWDYRMGTLIDRFDEHDGPVRGVHFHKSQPLFVSGGDDYKIKVWNYKLHRCLFTLLGHLDYIRTVQFHHEYPWIVSASDDQTIRIWNWQSRTCISVLTGHNHYVMCASFHPKEDLVVSASLDQTVRVWDIGALRKKTVAPADDILRLSQMNTDLFGGVDAVVKYVLEGHDRGVNWASFHPTLPLIVSGADDRQVKIWRMNDTKAWEVDTLRGHMNNVSCVLFHARQDIIVSNSEDRSIRVWDATKRTGLQTFRREHDRFWILGAHPEMNLLAAGHDSGMIVFKLERERPAFSVSGDSMYYVKDRFLRFFEFATQRDTQVIPIRRPGSSTLNQGAKTLSYSPTENAVLICSDVDGGSYELYIIPKDSFGRGETVQEAKRGSGGSAVFVARNRFAVLEKSSNQVLVKNLKNEIVKKSAIPVIVDAIFYAGTGNLLCRAEDRVVIFDLQQRIILGELQTPFIRYVVWSHDMETVALLSKHSIIIASKKLVHQCTLHETIRVKSGAWDETGVFIYTTLNHIKYCLPNGDTGIIRTLDVPVYITKVSGNTIYCLDRDGKNRAIVIDATEYVFKLFLLKKRYDQVMSMIRNSDLCGQAMIAYLQQKGFPEVALHFVRDERIRFNLALESGNIQVAVASAKEIDEKDHWYRLGVEALRQGNAGIVEYAYQRTKNFERLSFLYLITGNLDKLSKMLKIAEVKNDVMGQFHNALYLGDIKERVKILENAGHLPLAYIAARVHGLHDTAERLAAELGDNVPTLPEGKSTSLLMPPSPVTCSGDWPLLRVMKGIFDGGLETVGRNAEEEYEEAADADWGEDLDIVDVENMQNGDISTVLEDEDVHEENESGGWDLEDLELPPEIDTPKTAGNARSSVFVAPTPGMPVSQIWIQKSSLAAEHVAAGNFDTAMRLLSRQLGIRNFAPLRPSFLDLHMGSHSYLRAFSSAPVISVAIERGWSELASPNVRGPPTLVFHFSQLEEKLKAGYKATTSGKFTEALRLFLSILHTIPLIVVESRREVDEVKELIVIVKEYVLGLKMELKRREMKDNPVRQQELAAYFTHCNLQMPHMRLALLNAMTVCYKSGNLSTAANLARRLLETNPTADNQARTARQVLQAAERNMQDATQLNYDFRNPFVVCGATYVPIYRGQKDISCPYCSSRFVPDQEGQLCAVCDLSVIGSDASGLLCSPSQIR from the exons ATGCTGACGAAGTTTGAGACGAAGAGTAATAGAGTGAAGGGACTGAGTTTCCATAGTAAGAGGCCATGGATCTTGGCGAGTCTTCACAGCGGTGTGATCCAGCTTTGGGATTACAGGATGGGGACTCTCATTGATCGTTTCGACGAGCACGATGGGCCTGTCCGCGGCGTCCATTTCCACAAGTCTCAGCCATTGTTTGTCTCTGGGg GGGATGATTACAAGATCAAGGTGTGGAATTACAAGTTGCATAGGTGTTTGTTTACCCTTCTTGGACATCTTGATTACATTCGCACTGTTCAATTCCATCACGAATACCCGTGGATTGTTAGTGCGAGTGATGATCAGACTATCAGGATATGGAACTGGCAGTCCCGGACTTGTATTTCAGTCCTAACTGGACATAACCATTATGTCATGTGTGCCTCGTTCCATCCTAAGGAGGACCTGGTTGTGTCGGCATCCTTGGATCAAACTGTTCGTGTCTGGGATATTGGTGCCCTGAGGAAGAAAACAGTCGCCCCTGCAGATGACATCCTAAGGTTGAGTCAGATGAATACAGATCTCTTTGGTGGAGTTGATGCTGTCGTTAAGTATGTTTTGGAAGGTCATGATCGGGGAGTTAATTGGGCATCATTCCATCCTACTCTTCCTCTGATTGTCTCAGGAGCAGATGATCGGCAAGTGAAAATTTGGAGAATGAATG ATACAAAGGCTTGGGAAGTAGACACCTTGAGAGGGCACATGAATAATGTATCATGTGTTCTATTCCATGCTAGGCAGGATATTATTGTGTCCAATTCAGAGGATAGGAGTATCCGTGTTTGGGATGCTACTAAGAGGACTGGTCTTCAGACATTTCGCAGGGAGCACGACAGGTTTTGGATTCTTGGAGCACATCCTGAAATGAACCTTCTGGCTGCTGGTCATGATAGTGGCATGATTGTTTTCAAATTAGAGAGAGAGCGGCCTGCTTTCTCCGTGAGTGGTGATTCTATGTACTATGTTAAAGATCGTTTTCTGCGCTTCTTTGAGTTCGCAACTCAGAGAGACACTCAGGTAATCCCAATCCGAAGGCCTGGTTCTTCCACCTTGAACCAAGGGGCAAAAACACTTTCTTATAGCCCTACAGAAAATGCTGTTCTTATCTGTTCGGATGTAGATGGGGGTTCATATGAACTATATATTATACCCAAAGATAGCTTTGGTAGGGGCGAGACTGTTCAGGAGGCAAAAAGAGGTTCTGGAGGATCAGCTGTTTTTGTGGCTCGGAATAGATTTGCAGTGCTTGAAAAGAGCAGCAACCAAGTGTTGGTTAAAAACCTGAAAAATGAGATTGTCAAGAAGAGTGCAATTCCGGTTATTGTTGATGCAATATTTTATGCTGGAACTGGAAATTTGCTATGCAGGGCAGAGGATAGAGTAGTTATTTTTGACCTCCAGCAGAGGATTATACTTGGGGAGCTTCAAACTCCCTTCATTAGGTATGTTGTTTGGTCTCATGACATGGAGACAGTTGCTTTGCTGAGCAAACATTCTATTATAATTGCCAGTAAGAAGCTTGTGCATCAATGCACTCTCCATGAGACAATCCGTGTAAAGAGTGGAGCTTGGGATGAAACTggtgtttttatatatactacCCTGAACCACATCAAGTACTGCCTTCCTAATGGGGATACTGGAATAATCCGGACTCTTGATGTCCCAGTATACATAACGAAAGTTTCTGGAAATACAATTTATTGCTTGGATCGAGATGGGAAAAACCGTGCCATTGTTATTGATGCAACTGAATATGTTTTTAAGTTGTTCCTTCTGAAGAAGAGATATGACCAGGTTATGAGCATGATTAGGAACTCTGATCTCTGTGGGCAGGCCATGATTGCATACCTGCAGCAGAAAGGTTTCCCAGAGGTTGCCCTTCATTTTGTGAGGGATGAGAGGATTCGCTTCAACTTGGCTCTAGAGAGTGGCAACATCCAGGTTGCTGTTGCTTCTGCTAAGGAAATTGATGAGAAAGATCACTGGTACCGGTTGGGAGTGGAGGCCCTACGTCAGGGTAATGCAGGCATTGTAGAATATGCATACCAGAGGACAAAGAACTTTGAGAGGCTATCATTCCTTTATCTTATAACAGGGAATTTGGACAAATTGTCCAAAATGCTGAAAATTGCTGAAGTCAAGAATGATGTGATGGGTCAGTTCCACAATGCCCTATATTTGGGTGATATCAAAGAGCGTGTTAAGATCTTGGAGAATGCTGGCCATTTGCCCCTTGCTTATATTGCTGCTAGGGTTCACGGACTCCATGATACTGCTGAACGTCTTGCAGCTGAACTTGGAGATAACGTTCCTACTTTACCTGAGGGCAAATCAACATCTCTTTTGATGCCTCCAAGTCCAGTCACGTGTAGTGGAGATTGGCCCTTGTTGAGGGTAATGAAAGGAATATTTGACGGTGGTCTTGAGACTGTGGGCAGGAATGCTGAAGAAGAATATGAAGAGGCTGCAGATGCTGATTGGGGTGAGGATTTGGATATCGTTGATGTGGAAAACATGCAGAATGGAGACATTAGCACAGTGCTGGAGGATGAGGATGTGCATGAAGAAAACGAAAGCGGAGGATGGGATCTTGAAGATCTTGAGCTTCCACCTGAGATTGATACACCCAAAACTGCTGGCAATGCCCGTTCTTCAGTAtttgttgccccaactcctggTATGCCTGTAAGTCAAATTTGGATTCAAAAATCCTCTCTTGCTGCTGAACATGTTGCAGCTGGCAATTTTGATACTGCAATGCGCTTGTTGAGCCGGCAGCTGGGTATAAGGAACTTTGCTCCATTGAGACCATCATTTCTGGACTTGCACATGGGCAGTCATTCTTATCTGCGTGCCTTCTCTTCAGCTCCTGTGATCTCAGTTGCAATTGAGAGGGGATGGAGTGAATTAGCTAGCCCTAACGTGAGGGGCCCGCCTACTCTTGTGTTCCATTTCTCTCAGCTTGAAGAGAAGCTCAAGGCTGGTTACAAGGCCACAACATCCGGGAAATTTACAGAGGCTTTACGGCTTTTCCTCAGTATTCTCCATACCATTCCTCTGATTGTTGTTGAGTCAAGGAGAGAGGTTGATGAAGTAAAGGAATTGATTGTCATTGTTAAGGAATATGTTCTAGGTTTGAAGATGGAACTTAAGAGGAGGGAAATGAAAGACAACCCAGTTCGCCAACAGGAGCTTGCAGCCTACTTCACCCACTGTAACCTTCAAATGCCTCACATGAGACTTGCGCTTTTGAATGCCATGACTGTTTGCTATAAGTCTGGTAATCTCAGCACAGCAGCTAACTTGGCCAGGCGTTTGTTGGAGACGAACCCGACCGCTGATAACCAAGCCAGAACTGCCCGTCAAGTCCTACAGGCTGCTGAGAGGAATATGCAAGATGCAACCCAGCTGAATTATGACTTCAGAAACCCATTTGTAGTTTGCGGTGCAACATACGTGCCTATATACCGTGGACAGAAGGACATATCATGCCCTTACTGCAGTTCACGGTTTGTTCCAGACCAGGAAGGGCAGCTTTGTGCTGTTTGTGATCTTTCAGTTATTGGATCAGATGCATCTGGGTTACTTTGTTCTCCTTCGCAGATAAGATGA
- the LOC142641508 gene encoding protein SHI RELATED SEQUENCE 5-like, with protein sequence MAGLFYLGGREGSHNKQEEEEEKQENNSNSLYLYRNEEIYNHNSSSNNKGFELWPQQQYYPPQQNLSNFYSFGVGPSSRRISNHNLNDVSDHHESSRSGFTLMRQGGLGGLGGGGMNCQDCGNQAKKDCPHLRCRTCCKSRGFQCQTHVKSTWVPAAKRRERQQQLAALQHQQEQQEQQQQQQQQQQQEQQQFRGENPKRQRDNHGLACIRIPNTTSGLELGQFPAEVNSPAVFRCVRVSAMEDPDEQYAYQTAVSIGGHVFKGILYDQGPEDRYTTGGEISSGGGSGGGGGGGGTQPLNLITAGTTSANVTTASTSNNPTTTTTLLDPSSLFPAPINAFMAGTQFFPPPRS encoded by the exons ATGGCTGGGCTATTCTATCTAGGAGGACGAGAAGGGTCGCACAACAAgcaagaggaagaggaagagaagcAAGAGAATAATAGTAACAGCTTGTATTTGTACAGAAACGAAGAGATCTACAACCacaacagcagcagcaacaacaaagGGTTTGAGCTATGGCCTCAACAACAGTACTATCCGCCACAGCAAAACTTGAGCAACTTTTACTCGTTTGGAGTGGGTCCTAGTAGTCGAAGAATTAGCAACCATAACCTTAACGACGTGTCTGATCACCATGAATCGTCAAGATCCGGGTTCACGTTGATGAGGCAAGGAGGGCTAGGTGGGCTCGGTGGTGGAGGCATGAATTGCCAAGATTGTGGTAACCAAGCTAAGAAGGATTGCCCACATCTCAGATGCAGAACTTGTTGCAAAAGCCGAGGGTTTCAGTGTCAAACCCACGTTAAGAGCACTTGGGTCCCTGCTGCTAAAAGACGCGAACGGCAACAACAGCTTGCAGCTTTACAACACCAACAGGAACAACAagaacagcagcagcagcagcaacaacaacaacaacaagaacagCAACAGTTTCGAGGAGAGAATCCGAAAAGACAGAGAGACAATCATGGACTCGCTTGCATTCGTATACCCAATACTACGTCAG GGTTGGAACTTGGACAATTCCCAGCTGAGGTAAACTCTCCAGCAGTGTTTCGCTGTGTAAGAGTAAGCGCAATGGAAGATCCAGACGAACAGTACGCATATCAAACGGCTGTAAGCATTGGAGGGCATGTTTTCAAAGGCATTCTTTATGACCAAGGTCCAGAAGATCGTTACACTACAGGTGGTGAAATCTCCTCAGGCGGCGGAAGCGGcggcggcggtggtggtggtggaacTCAACCACTTAATCTCATTACGGCTGGTACCACGTCTGCCAATGTGACCACAGCAAGCACTAGTAATAACCCAACAACTACTACCACGTTGCTTGACCCTTCGTCTCTATTTCCAGCTCCAATCAATGCGTTCATGGCTGGTACGCAATTCTTCCCACCCCCAAGGTCATAG